One genomic region from Cetobacterium sp. 8H encodes:
- a CDS encoding energy transducer TonB, whose protein sequence is MKRENNDFKILVVSVIINMVILFSIPGFRIDKIVDKKLKIGLVTLEKDNKKTTTKAEPKKKPTQIKEEKKEVKKVAKVEEIKKEVKPQVKETKKITLEDLAKDFSKRETELLAINQSTEREVNSDLKKELLDKKSLEEIKKASTLNTEKEISIEKENSVLDKTLDFEMDTNKNIAFEGDGDEELGFKSMVEKNGADGLPSGYRLGVEDGDVVAKWDQENREPKYPESAQLKGMQGKVLLKIQIDEMGRVSSVFIEKGSGVPEINEAIEEIARTWKIYLSKNGLNIKGNVTLEYSFKLLGASS, encoded by the coding sequence ATGAAAAGAGAAAATAACGATTTTAAAATTTTAGTTGTATCAGTTATTATAAATATGGTAATTCTTTTTTCTATTCCTGGATTTAGAATAGATAAAATTGTTGATAAAAAATTAAAAATAGGATTGGTAACTCTTGAAAAAGATAATAAAAAAACAACTACAAAAGCCGAGCCTAAGAAAAAACCTACTCAAATAAAAGAAGAGAAAAAAGAGGTAAAAAAAGTAGCTAAAGTAGAAGAAATAAAAAAGGAAGTTAAACCTCAAGTAAAAGAAACAAAAAAAATAACTTTAGAAGATTTAGCTAAAGATTTTTCAAAAAGAGAAACTGAATTATTAGCAATAAATCAAAGCACAGAAAGAGAAGTTAATAGTGACCTAAAAAAAGAGTTATTAGATAAAAAAAGCTTAGAAGAAATAAAAAAAGCATCTACACTTAATACTGAGAAAGAGATATCTATTGAAAAAGAAAATAGTGTGTTAGATAAAACATTAGATTTTGAAATGGATACTAATAAGAATATAGCTTTCGAAGGAGATGGAGATGAAGAACTGGGGTTTAAATCTATGGTAGAAAAAAATGGTGCTGATGGACTTCCAAGTGGTTATAGATTAGGTGTTGAAGACGGAGATGTAGTAGCAAAATGGGATCAAGAAAACAGAGAGCCAAAGTATCCTGAATCAGCCCAACTTAAAGGGATGCAAGGAAAAGTACTATTAAAAATACAAATCGATGAAATGGGAAGAGTTTCATCTGTATTTATAGAAAAGGGAAGTGGAGTTCCAGAGATAAATGAGGCTATTGAAGAGATTGCAAGAACTTGGAAAATCTATTTGAGTAAAAATGGATTAAACATAAAGGGGAATGTGACATTAGAATATAGTTTTAAATTATTGGGAGCTTCTAGTTAG
- a CDS encoding biopolymer transporter ExbD, which produces MKLNRIKRRNGNSLILELTPLIDVVFLLLIFFLVATTFEDVDSSIKIDLPTSTVKSTKAVDELQVIVTKEREYFISYKEKGKNKREKTSAKELKNALAQKLMESQDKNVIISADKSVSHGVIVDVMTASKEAGANSLDIDTASPGK; this is translated from the coding sequence ATGAAGCTTAATAGAATTAAAAGAAGAAACGGTAACTCTTTAATCCTTGAATTAACTCCCTTAATTGACGTAGTATTTTTATTATTAATTTTCTTCTTAGTTGCTACAACATTCGAAGATGTGGATAGTAGTATAAAAATAGATCTGCCAACTTCAACTGTTAAAAGTACAAAAGCTGTAGATGAACTTCAGGTAATAGTAACAAAAGAAAGAGAATATTTTATAAGCTACAAAGAAAAGGGTAAAAATAAAAGAGAAAAAACAAGTGCTAAAGAATTAAAAAATGCACTAGCACAAAAACTTATGGAATCACAAGATAAGAATGTAATCATAAGTGCGGATAAAAGTGTTAGTCATGGAGTGATTGTGGATGTCATGACTGCATCAAAAGAGGCAGGAGCTAATTCTTTAGATATAGATACAGCTTCTCCTGGAAAGTAG
- a CDS encoding MotA/TolQ/ExbB proton channel family protein codes for MYWLVNGGILMYFIVFMSILGVYVIIERAIYFKTNENVDMSRIRPILRQAIEKNDIKGAITSLGIQKSSTSKVLKEVLIYWYKTRSSNVETLEEKAREIALAQIPRLERNMWLLSVVAHTTPLIGLLGTVTGMIKAFQAVSLHGTGDPSVLASGISQALLTTAGGLFVAIPSIIFYNYFNKKIDDQINDMEKGSAELINYFRK; via the coding sequence ATGTACTGGTTAGTAAATGGTGGAATACTTATGTATTTTATAGTTTTTATGTCAATATTAGGGGTTTATGTAATAATAGAGAGAGCTATATATTTTAAAACAAATGAAAATGTAGATATGTCAAGAATAAGACCTATCTTACGTCAAGCAATCGAAAAAAATGATATTAAAGGAGCAATAACAAGCTTAGGAATTCAAAAAAGTTCAACATCAAAAGTGTTAAAAGAAGTTCTTATTTACTGGTACAAAACTAGAAGTTCAAACGTTGAAACATTGGAAGAAAAAGCAAGAGAAATTGCACTGGCTCAAATACCTAGATTAGAAAGAAACATGTGGTTATTGTCTGTTGTAGCTCACACGACACCATTGATAGGTCTTTTAGGAACTGTAACAGGGATGATAAAAGCATTCCAAGCTGTTTCTCTTCATGGAACAGGAGATCCATCTGTTCTAGCAAGTGGGATATCTCAAGCTCTATTAACAACAGCTGGAGGTTTATTTGTAGCTATTCCATCAATTATTTTTTATAACTATTTTAATAAAAAAATAGATGATCAAATAAATGATATGGAGAAAGGTAGTGCAGAGTTAATAAACTACTTTAGAAAGTAA
- a CDS encoding tetratricopeptide repeat protein, which translates to MKKFKLLIAGFLICSGLFASDKEDIKFLDELFIQKKYSMALQESNVFINKYPRSKYIKNIKIRMGQVYYVEGRYQEAINTFNNCLKELKLKKEESNDIYLYLTKSYVGLKDFTTASKAANLIDKTVPEGKSSYEEALLSIGKGYMENKDYIQAQRELTSALSLQGKNYEDVVLNLALAAYNNSQYIKTIVYLDEYYRGSKVGINKDLVNYLYGSSYYKTNENVKALDYFAKVKNTDGNSEYKTLSVLTMIEIYLKQGNSKGAEAILSSLSSNPSLNDVALKSFGDFYLVRGSSNVALDYYNRIQNKNIDVLYGIALSQYRLKEYKSSLENFRRLYTTKYKNESIYYQMSIEYLNKNYKWVLGNRNLAAGLNLSKEEELAINNLIGTSAFEEGDFKVAESYYEKNYNLNSNKETLYKLIVVSSKLKNKDRLSSLINEFNTKYPTDQEYKKNITILTADNYINDSRGADAVAIYKNYLLTNRDSDIVSNLIDVMIAQKQYNEVMQYLNMQDTSAENTYLKGIATMGMGRYDEAEGYFNQVVSVDGQVPKALQEKAKYNIIKNYFLWERYTDAITSGEEYIAGDNLYALEDVVDKVAISYFRIDNPEKAREYFEKLKLVSNMGDYAQFQIGETYYSEKRYPQAIEAYKVSAEESKNPEYKEKGLYWEISSLYLMKNLNEFELKSKEFIKKYPTSKLKDNIILMEGELYGLEGKTGNSLSSYEKLYNETKDEALKEKSLMKILDIAQNSKNIENELKWINKITNDDKKTYYLAKHLNRQNKIEESKAQLEKLVNSSDYKDFAAVGLGDYYFNKKDFNNANENYNLVLGLENSVYKDRALYQVANIQKETGATKEAIRNYTKLYILYPTSEYALESKIRSAEGYETLAEYKEAIVQYDELLKTESKNKTYFLEKLVFLNLKIEKKSIAKNYYEQLKKENSNLSEKYKDFFNGGENL; encoded by the coding sequence GTGAAAAAATTTAAATTATTAATAGCAGGATTCCTAATATGTTCAGGACTGTTTGCTTCAGATAAAGAGGATATCAAGTTTTTGGATGAGTTATTTATACAAAAGAAATATTCAATGGCTCTTCAAGAATCGAATGTTTTTATAAATAAATATCCTCGTTCAAAATACATCAAGAATATAAAAATTAGAATGGGACAGGTTTATTATGTAGAAGGAAGATACCAAGAAGCTATTAATACTTTTAATAATTGCCTTAAAGAGCTAAAATTAAAAAAGGAAGAAAGCAATGATATTTACCTTTATTTAACAAAATCGTATGTGGGGTTAAAAGATTTTACTACAGCTAGTAAGGCTGCAAATCTGATAGATAAAACAGTTCCAGAAGGAAAAAGTTCTTATGAGGAAGCCTTACTGTCTATTGGAAAGGGATATATGGAGAATAAAGACTATATCCAAGCCCAAAGAGAGCTAACATCAGCACTATCATTACAGGGAAAAAATTATGAAGATGTGGTATTAAATTTAGCTTTAGCAGCATATAACAACTCTCAATACATAAAAACTATTGTATATTTAGATGAATATTATAGAGGATCTAAAGTAGGTATAAATAAAGATTTAGTAAACTATCTATATGGATCATCATACTATAAAACAAATGAAAATGTTAAAGCATTGGATTATTTTGCAAAAGTTAAAAATACTGATGGTAATTCAGAATATAAAACTTTATCTGTTTTAACGATGATAGAAATTTACTTAAAACAAGGAAATTCAAAAGGGGCAGAAGCTATTTTATCGAGCCTTTCTTCAAATCCGAGTTTAAATGATGTAGCTTTAAAAAGTTTTGGAGATTTCTACCTGGTAAGAGGTTCTAGCAATGTAGCTTTAGATTATTACAATAGAATTCAAAATAAGAATATAGATGTTTTATATGGTATAGCACTATCTCAATATAGATTAAAAGAGTATAAATCATCTTTAGAAAACTTTAGAAGACTATATACTACAAAGTATAAAAATGAGAGTATTTATTATCAAATGTCCATAGAGTATTTAAATAAAAATTACAAATGGGTATTAGGAAATAGAAATCTAGCAGCAGGATTAAATCTTTCAAAAGAAGAAGAGTTAGCAATTAACAATTTGATAGGAACTTCAGCTTTTGAAGAGGGAGATTTTAAAGTTGCTGAGTCGTATTATGAAAAAAATTATAATTTAAATAGCAATAAAGAAACTCTATATAAACTTATAGTTGTTTCAAGTAAGCTTAAAAATAAAGATAGATTATCTTCATTAATAAATGAGTTCAATACTAAATATCCAACAGATCAAGAATATAAAAAAAATATAACAATACTTACAGCAGATAACTATATAAATGATTCTAGAGGAGCAGATGCAGTAGCTATTTATAAAAACTACCTATTAACAAATAGAGATTCAGATATTGTTTCAAACTTAATAGATGTAATGATAGCTCAAAAACAATATAATGAAGTTATGCAATATTTAAATATGCAGGATACATCAGCAGAGAATACATACTTAAAGGGAATCGCAACTATGGGTATGGGAAGATATGATGAGGCTGAAGGATACTTTAATCAAGTTGTTTCTGTAGATGGACAAGTACCGAAAGCACTTCAAGAAAAAGCTAAATACAATATTATAAAAAATTATTTTTTATGGGAGAGATATACGGATGCAATTACTTCAGGAGAAGAATATATTGCAGGAGATAATTTATATGCTCTAGAAGATGTTGTTGATAAAGTAGCAATAAGTTATTTTAGAATAGATAATCCTGAAAAGGCTAGAGAATACTTTGAAAAATTAAAATTAGTTTCAAATATGGGAGATTATGCTCAGTTCCAAATAGGAGAAACTTATTACAGTGAAAAAAGATATCCTCAAGCAATAGAAGCATATAAGGTAAGTGCAGAAGAATCTAAAAATCCAGAGTATAAAGAGAAAGGTCTATATTGGGAAATATCTTCTCTTTATTTAATGAAAAATTTAAATGAGTTTGAATTAAAAAGTAAAGAGTTTATAAAAAAATACCCAACTTCAAAATTAAAAGATAATATAATTTTAATGGAGGGAGAACTTTATGGACTTGAAGGAAAAACAGGAAACAGTTTAAGCAGTTATGAAAAACTTTATAATGAGACAAAAGATGAAGCTCTGAAAGAAAAATCACTTATGAAAATTCTTGATATAGCTCAAAATAGTAAAAATATTGAAAATGAATTGAAGTGGATTAATAAGATAACAAATGATGATAAGAAAACATATTATTTGGCAAAGCATCTTAATAGACAAAATAAAATAGAAGAGTCAAAAGCACAATTAGAAAAGTTAGTGAATAGTTCTGACTATAAAGATTTTGCAGCAGTTGGATTAGGAGATTATTACTTTAATAAAAAGGATTTCAACAATGCAAATGAAAATTATAATTTAGTTTTAGGGCTGGAAAATAGCGTTTATAAAGATAGAGCATTATATCAAGTTGCTAACATTCAAAAAGAAACAGGTGCAACAAAAGAAGCTATTAGAAACTATACAAAATTATATATACTGTATCCAACAAGTGAGTATGCATTAGAATCAAAAATAAGATCAGCAGAAGGATATGAAACTTTAGCTGAATATAAAGAAGCCATAGTTCAATATGATGAACTTTTAAAAACTGAAAGCAAAAATAAAACATATTTCTTAGAGAAATTAGTATTTTTAAATCTGAAAATTGAAAAGAAAAGTATAGCTAAAAATTATTATGAGCAATTAAAGAAAGAAAATTCAAATCTTTCTGAAAAATATAAAGATTTTTTTAATGGAGGAGAGAACTTATGA
- a CDS encoding DUF116 domain-containing protein, translated as MSNFYIQKSIYELQYFLYLLREWMCKNPSDNNSAKKFVDFNNKKVLKSLKNKKLNKISILLPHCIQNYDCNLKITTNINNCRQCGLCDISEILNLKQEFKNIDIKIATGGTLARLYLKEYRPELVIAVACKRDLTAGIRDCFPIPVYGVFNTIVDSPCKNTRIFVDKLKEVLREVGR; from the coding sequence ATGAGCAATTTTTATATACAAAAATCTATCTATGAACTTCAATATTTCTTGTATTTATTGAGAGAATGGATGTGTAAAAATCCCAGTGATAATAATAGTGCAAAAAAATTTGTAGATTTTAATAACAAAAAAGTATTAAAAAGTTTAAAAAATAAAAAATTAAATAAAATTTCAATATTATTGCCACATTGCATTCAAAATTACGATTGTAATTTAAAAATTACAACTAATATTAATAATTGTAGACAGTGTGGCCTTTGTGATATTTCAGAGATTTTAAATCTGAAACAAGAGTTTAAAAATATAGATATAAAAATAGCTACAGGAGGGACTTTAGCTAGATTATATTTAAAAGAATATAGACCTGAATTAGTTATCGCAGTAGCTTGTAAAAGAGATTTAACAGCAGGTATTAGAGATTGTTTTCCAATTCCAGTGTATGGAGTTTTTAATACGATTGTAGATAGTCCTTGTAAGAATACGAGAATTTTTGTAGATAAATTAAAAGAGGTTTTGAGAGAGGTGGGGAGATAG
- the dnaN gene encoding DNA polymerase III subunit beta has product MILKVDRLEFLKKIKIVEKAINENKIRPIISYVFIETRNGKLWFCGTNLELTISTEMECEIIKEGKAVFQHNLVEEYLKEIKDEKIVLNIEDDILTIETPDSSSEFTLMNAEEFPRIQDEEIKDDEFEFKLKKLDLADNFDKVKFSASMSSDNLSINCIRVEIEEEKIKFISTDTYRLTYLENEYMGNKGVFKVSIPINTIDAMSKLLRNGNEEEIAFTQKNKQLYFKLGNISIVSRVIDLPFPNYKTILDASGYNKRLEINRVEFEKMLKRIQIFVKNNAESKFGAIFALDGDTLDIEGVGEIAKAKEISKVNYTGENLKISLNVKFLLEFIQSSAKDTICLEFTTSNSAVRTRNMYEDNYTYIVMPLALKD; this is encoded by the coding sequence TTGATTTTAAAAGTTGATAGGTTAGAATTTTTAAAGAAAATAAAAATTGTTGAAAAAGCAATAAATGAAAATAAAATAAGACCAATTATTTCATATGTTTTTATAGAAACAAGAAATGGAAAATTATGGTTTTGTGGAACAAACTTAGAATTAACAATTTCTACAGAGATGGAATGCGAAATTATAAAAGAAGGAAAAGCAGTTTTTCAACATAATTTGGTTGAGGAATATTTAAAAGAAATAAAGGATGAGAAGATAGTTTTAAATATTGAAGATGATATTCTAACTATCGAAACTCCTGATTCTTCTTCAGAATTTACTCTTATGAATGCTGAAGAATTTCCAAGAATTCAAGATGAAGAAATAAAAGATGATGAATTTGAATTTAAACTAAAAAAGTTAGATTTAGCTGATAATTTTGATAAGGTAAAATTTTCAGCCTCTATGTCAAGTGACAATCTATCAATAAATTGTATTAGAGTTGAAATAGAAGAGGAAAAAATAAAATTTATCTCAACAGATACATATAGATTGACTTATTTAGAAAATGAATATATGGGAAATAAAGGTGTATTTAAGGTAAGCATTCCAATTAATACAATAGATGCGATGTCTAAGTTGTTAAGAAATGGAAATGAAGAAGAGATAGCTTTTACTCAAAAGAATAAACAGCTTTATTTTAAATTAGGAAATATATCAATAGTTAGTAGAGTTATTGATTTACCTTTCCCAAATTATAAAACAATATTAGATGCAAGTGGTTATAATAAAAGACTTGAGATCAATAGAGTTGAATTTGAAAAGATGTTAAAAAGAATACAAATATTTGTAAAAAATAATGCAGAATCTAAATTTGGTGCTATATTTGCATTAGACGGAGATACCTTAGACATTGAAGGTGTTGGAGAGATTGCAAAAGCGAAAGAAATATCTAAAGTAAATTATACTGGTGAAAACTTAAAAATATCTTTAAACGTAAAGTTTTTATTAGAGTTTATTCAATCGAGTGCCAAAGATACAATTTGCTTAGAGTTTACAACATCAAATAGTGCTGTAAGGACAAGAAACATGTACGAAGATAACTATACTTACATAGTGATGCCTTTAGCTTTGAAAGATTAG
- a CDS encoding RNA polymerase sigma factor RpoD/SigA yields MTERDLVSFYLEDIKEYEVLGKDEEVELLTKAKNGDVEARERLIVCNLRLVVNVAKKYGNKGMSFIDLISEGNFGLIYAIEKFDVEKGYRFSTYAVWWIKQAISKAIISKGREIRIPSYKHDLLNKTNKFIMDCVMARGEYPSISEISEGLGYPLEKVQELMLEFQETISLNSPIGEDICLEDVIASDVHNDLENKLIRDMSTEQINEILNKLNEREKQILKMRFGFDGNQIHTLEDIGQSFSITRERVRQIEQKTLEKLRMRYSDLLKGNYYY; encoded by the coding sequence ATGACGGAAAGAGATTTAGTTTCATTTTATTTAGAAGACATAAAAGAGTATGAAGTGTTAGGAAAAGATGAAGAAGTTGAACTTTTAACAAAGGCTAAAAATGGGGATGTTGAAGCAAGAGAAAGATTGATTGTATGTAATTTAAGATTGGTAGTTAATGTAGCCAAAAAGTATGGAAATAAAGGAATGAGTTTTATCGATTTGATTAGTGAAGGGAATTTTGGACTGATATACGCAATAGAAAAATTTGACGTAGAAAAAGGCTATAGATTTTCGACATATGCTGTTTGGTGGATAAAGCAAGCTATTAGTAAAGCTATTATCAGTAAGGGGAGAGAGATTCGAATCCCATCGTATAAGCATGATTTACTAAATAAAACAAATAAATTTATAATGGATTGTGTAATGGCAAGAGGAGAATATCCAAGTATTTCTGAAATATCGGAAGGACTTGGATACCCTTTAGAAAAAGTTCAAGAGTTAATGCTTGAATTTCAAGAAACTATATCTTTAAACTCTCCAATTGGAGAGGATATTTGCTTAGAAGATGTAATTGCAAGTGATGTACATAATGACTTAGAAAATAAATTGATAAGAGATATGAGTACTGAACAGATAAATGAAATTTTAAATAAGTTAAATGAGAGAGAAAAGCAAATCTTAAAAATGAGATTCGGATTTGATGGAAATCAAATACACACGCTTGAAGATATAGGACAAAGTTTTAGCATAACACGTGAGAGAGTTAGACAAATCGAACAGAAAACTTTAGAAAAATTAAGAATGCGTTATAGTGACTTACTGAAAGGAAACTATTACTATTAA